One genomic region from Cryptococcus neoformans var. grubii H99 chromosome 10, complete sequence encodes:
- a CDS encoding tryptophan-tRNA ligase — MPPPHRLLKALSFSSNLTRRTYTTKKPKPTMQTPDQPSKSGAMTPGTIAKQLSMLDLPAPTGLKLSTSNLQSSANPDSALSPFSDATTDTGDISGPEPEAIVQARHKARSESMSKQLSERLAQMKLPQPERIFGPEEGGSSASREDNGGKQGVSADDWEKVKLADEVPEAVKEPKRMTHSRHTSRAEPALPRTPTIPEAEEISAPVTVKEQKITPFDVEGGVDASGRELAIDYEKITKRFGATLISQELLERFERLTGQKPHPLLRRGTFYSHRDFNLILDRYERGQPFYLYTGRGPSSDSMHMGHLVPFMFTAYLQRVFNVPLVIQITDDEKYLLERDAKKQQELMKKIKAKKPLDLLRYYKKMGQDNIKDIIACGVIPEKTFIFSDLNTVSGVFYENVNLISKTITLSQSRNIFGFSDSDNVGMFHFAAVQATPSFCNSFPQIFGTRDDIPALIPCAIDQDPYFLLTRDSADRLGYKKPALLHAKFLPALQGAGTKMSASKENTAIFMTDDAKKIAKKIKSHAFSGGGATKEDHEKYGGNPDVDIAYQYLSFFEEDDAKMEKLASEYRRGTLSTREMKEACIEKLQEVVGEFQKNRAAVTDEVLQYFQDPARKIDPRPKAKVTSEPAPAATSVPGVGAV; from the exons ATGCCCCCACCCCATCGCCTCCTCAAGgccctttctttctcctccaatcTCACACGTCGCACATACACCACAAAGAAGCCGAAACCCACAATGCAGACCCCAGACCAGCCTTCCAAGTCTGGCGCAATGACTCCAGGCACTATCGCAAAACAGCTCTCCATGCTTGATCTCCCTGCTCCCACAGGACTCAAactctccacctccaacctGCAGTCATCGGCCAATCCCGACTCTGccctttctcccttttccGATGCGACTACCGATACTGGGGACATCTCCGGTCCAGAGCCTGAGGCTATCGTCCAAGCCAGACACAAGGCTCGTTCCGAATCCATGTCTAAACAACTTTCTGAAAGGCTCGCCCAGATGAAGTTGCCTCAGCCTGAAAGGATCTTCGGTCCCGAAGAAGGCGGAAGCTCTGCTTCTAGGGAGGACAATGGTGGCAAGCAGGGCGTCAGTGCCGATGACTGGGAAAAGGTCAAACTCGCGGATGAGGTGCCTGAGGCAGTCAAGGAGCCCAAGAGGATGACTCATTCGAGACATACCAGCAGGGC CGAGCCCGCTCTTCCCAGAACACCTACCATCCCTGAAGCTGAGGAAATTAGCGCTCCTGTCACAGTCAAGGAGCAGAAGATTACTCCTTTTGATGTTGAAGGCGGTGTAGATGCTTCTGGAAGGGAGCTTGCCAT TGACTACGAGAAAATTACAAAACGATTTGGCGCTAccctcatctcccaagAATTGCTCGAGCGATTTGAGAGACTCACTGGTCAGAagcctcatcctctcttgAGACGAGGTACCTTCTATTCTCATCG AGATTTCAACTTGATCCTCGATCGATACGAAAGGGGACAACCCTTCTACCTTTACACTGGTCGAGGACCCAGTAGTGACTCCATGCACATGGGCCACCTTGTCCCCTTCATGTTCACTGC CTATTTGCAACGAGTCTTCAACGTCCCCCTCGTCATCCAGATCACTGACGATGAAAAATACCTCCTTGAACGAGACGCCAAGAAGCAGCAAGAGCtcatgaagaagatcaaggccaagaaaCCTCTTGATCTCCTCCGATACTACAAGAAGATGGGCCAGGACAACATCAAGGACATCATTGCTTGTGGTGTCATCCCTGAGAAGACTTTTATCTTCTCCGACTTGAACACTGTCAG TGGTGTCTTCTACGAGAACGTCAACCTCATCTCCAAGACCATCACTCTCAGCCAAAGCAGAAACATTTTCGGCTTCAGCGACTCTGACAACGTCGGCATGTTCCACTTTGCCGCCGTTCAAGCaaccccttccttctgcaACTCTTTCCCTCAAATCTTTGGTACGCGCGATGACATTCCCGCTTTGATCCCTTGTGCCATCGATCAGGACCCTTAC TTCCTCCTCACCCGAGACTCTGCCGACCGATTGGGCTACAAGAAACCTGCTCTCCTTCACGCCAAATTCCTCCCAGCCCTCCAAGGTGCCGGTACCAAGATGTCCGCCTCCAAGGAAAACACCGCGATCTTCATGACCGACGACGCTAAAAAGATCGCCAAGAAAATCAAGTCCCACGCCTTCTCCGGTGGTGGTGCAACAAAGGAAGACCACGAAAAGTATGGCGGTAACCCCGATGTGGATATCGCGTATCAATACTTGAGTTTctttgaggaggatgatgccaagatggagaagcTGGCGAGTGAGTATAGGAGGGGTACTCTGAGTACtagagagatgaaggaggctTGTATTGAGAAGCTCCAGGAGGTTGTCGGCGAGTTCCAAAAG AACCGAGCCGCCGTCACCGACGAAGTCCTCCAATACTTCCAAGACCCCGCTAGAAAGATCGACCCCCGACCAAAGGCCAAGGTGACGTCTGAGcctgctcctgctgctACCTCTGTTCCCGGCGTCGGTGCTGTGTAG
- a CDS encoding replication fork protection complex subunit Csm3/Swi3, producing MADLHDLFNSPPRPPPRAVHSLSPSTPARATRPNENPLFFSPGLSPGYEPGGRETSGIGSSAQSVYVSERSPSPPAGPRMIRVGEQREQDATNGIVRIRHAVNILPADDSAFGGNGSGTFPEGAAGATGGGRGGRWNNGVFVNNSVIHDPLAGIGGDDGDDDEEGDAIGKKRVIAKVDADRLLSENGIPALCRAAKKFKPRGKGREADDLRQVLNMYQMWAHGMFPKGDFAHTMHRTETVCRSRRMESALSGFKDAFNPRPPTSPREFSNSPRASPSRSRSLSPSGSPSRARSTSSNSNSNPFLVPTNTTTAHLNEREPLFDPADLEDDPDDGPEMEYLLAREAEMIMEAEAAAAAERVDAEAEAKTDAMIGAEIEAMEGEEDEFGGLYD from the exons ATGGCCGATCTCCACGACCTCTTCAATTCCccacctcgtcctcctcctcgcgcGGTTCActccctctccccttctACACCCGCACGCGCGACGCGTCCAAACGAAAacccactcttcttctctcccggCCTATCTCCAGGCTACGAACCGGGCGGCAGGGAAACGTCAGGGATTGGCTCCAGCGCTCAAAGCGTTTATGTTTCCGAACGATCTCCGTCCCCTCCAGCGGGACCGCGGATGATAAGAGTGGGAGAACAAAGGGAGCAAGATGCTACGAATGGGATTGTCCGTATTCGACATGCGGTCAATATTCTGCCCGCTGACGACTCTGCTTTTGGCGGAAATGGATCCGGGACGTTTCCCGAGGGTGCAGCAGGAGCGAcaggaggtggaaggggaggaagatggaataATGGGGTGTTTGTGAATAACAGTGTTATCCACGATCCATTAGCTGGTATAGgaggggatgatggtgacgatgatgaggaaggggatgcCATTGGGAAAAAGAGGGTCATTGCGAAAGTCGATGCTGATCG CCTCCTCAGCGAAAATGGCATCCCAGCTCTTTGCCGCGCCGCCAAAAAGTTCAAACCACGGGGTAAAGGCCGTGAAGCCGACGACCTCCGCCAGGTGCTGAACATGTACCAAATGTGGGCGCACGGCATGTTTCCCAAAGGTGATTTTGCGCATACGATGCATCGGACAGAGACCGTTTGTAGGTCCAGGCGGATGGAG TCGGCGTTGTCAGGTTTTAAAGACGCATTCAACCCACGCCCGCCTACATCACCTCGGGAATTCTCAAACTCTCCTCgagcttctccttctcgctctcgttccctttctccctctggTTCTCCCTCTCGTGCCCgttccacctcttccaattCCAACTCCAACCCTTTCCTCGTCCCAACAaacaccaccaccgcccaTCTCAACGAAAGAGAACCATTGTTCGACCCCGCCGACCTAGAGGACGACCCTGACGATGGTCCTGAAATGGAATACCTCTTGGCGAGGGAGGCAGAGATGATTATGGAGGCTGAGGCCGCTGCTGCGGCTGAGCGAGTGGACGCAGAGGCGGAGGCGAAGACTGATGCGATGATAGGGGCAGAGATAGAAGCTatggaaggagaagaagatgagttTGGAGGGTTGTACGACTAG
- a CDS encoding sterol-4alpha-carboxylate 3-dehydrogenase (decarboxylating), producing MSNSPPTFESYLVVGGCGFLGRHIVEQLLGRGETQVSVFDIVQRHFDSNVNFYTGDLSNPQDVENALVKSRATVVIHTASPTHGMGRELYEKVNVTGTRTLLDAILSPSSTVSKLVYTSSGGVIYSGKEDICDADERLDYPAVALDAYNETKVAAEKMVLEANGQEKGGEGGAKLLTCAIRPAGIFGPGDRQMISGFYSVVKNGQTKWQIGDNTNLGDFTYVGNIAHAHLLAADKLGSAYPYHALREPLPAINNTLGAYRIPTSAARPLGPNEHPTQADLLAAQRFEGGWVDETDLRPVLRTKMDQFSAEAQKDEDEEGEGIPIAGQAYFITNGEPIYFWDFARTIWRQLGHVPPYTIVLSTMLGLILASLAEIFSKLSGKEPGFTRFRVSQATQQRFYDIEKARRLLGYSPVVGMEEGMKTWTTWYKGELERQNEVQESEKTK from the exons ATGTCCAACTCGCCGCCTACGTTCGAATCGTACCTCGTTGTTGGTGGATGCGGATTTCTCGGTAGACATATCGTCGAGCAGCTCTTGGGTAGAGGAGAGACGCAGGTCTCGGTGTTTGACATTGTCCAGAGACACTTTGACTC GAATGTCAACTTTTACACTGGAGATTTGTCAAACCCCCAAGACGTCGAGAACGCGCTCGTCAAG TCTCGAGCAACAGTAGTCATCCATACTGCTTCCCCTACCCATGGTATGGGCCGCGAGTTGTATGAAAAAGTCAATGTCACCGGTACCCGTACCCTGCTCGacgccatcctctccccttcctccaccgtcTCCAAGCTCGTCTATACCTCTTCTGGTGGTGTGATCTACTCTGGCAAGGAGGATATCTGCGATGCCGACGAGAGGTTGGATTATCCTGCTGTCGCGTTGGATGCGTATAACGAAACAAAGGTCGCTGCTGAGAAGATGGTCTTGGAGGCTAACGggcaagaaaaaggaggtGAGGGCGGGGCCAAGCTGTTGACCTGTGCGATCCGCCCAGCGGGGATTTTCGGTCCGGGTGACAGACAGATGATCTCTGGATTCTACAGTGTCGTGAAAAACGGCCAAACCAAGTGGCAGATTGGCGACAACACCAACTTGGGCGACTTCACCTACGTCGGCAACATTGCCCATGCCCACCTCCTCGCGGCGGACAAACTCGGGTCCGCTTACCCTTATCACGCGCTCCGCGAACCTCTGCCTGCTATTAATAATACGCTCGGTGCTTATCGTATCCCCACTTCGGCCGCTCGGCCTCTCGGGCCGAACGAGCACCCTACGCAGGCGGATTTGTTGGCTGCACAGCGGTTTGAAGGCGGTTGGGTGGATGAGACGGATTTGAGGCCTGTGTTGAGGACAAAGATGGATCAATTCAGTGCGGAAGCGCAaaaggacgaagatgaggaaggggaggggATCCCGATCGCTGGGCAAGCGTATTTCATCACGAACGGTGAACCTATTTACTTTTGGGACTTTGCCCGGACCATCTGGCGTCAGCTGGGCCACGTCCCCCCTTACACCATCGTTCTCTCCACCATGCTCGGTTTGATCCTTGCTTCTCTTGCCGAGATCTTTAGTAAGCTTTCCGGCAAGGAACCCGGTTTCACGAGGTTCAGGGTCAGCCAAGCTACGCAGCAGAGGTTTTATGATATcgaaaaggcaaggaggCTGTTGGGTTATTCGCCCGTGGTagggatggaggaagggatgaagaCTTGGACGACGTGGTATAAgggagagttggagagaCAGAATGAGGTGCAAGAGTCGGAGAAGACAAAGTAA
- a CDS encoding glycine hydroxymethyltransferase, whose amino-acid sequence MPRPILAALRTTIRPAISKQFRMASSIPVPTDFNACLYKPLAEADPEINSLIEKETWRQFSGLELIASENLTSLAVMEANGSMLTNKYSEGLPGARYYGGNEFIDVIENLTRERALKAFNLDPKIWGVNVQPYSGSTANFAAFTALINPQDRVMGLGLPDGGHLTHGYYTAKKKITASSIYFQSFPYRVDPKTGIIDYPQLETNANLYKPRLVVCGGSAYPRDWDYGRLRKIADGQGAYLLSDMAHISGLVAAAEQNSPFEYCDVVTTTTHKTLRGPRAGLIFFRKDKESDLEARVNAAVFPACQGGPHNNTIAGVAVALKQAADPAFKEYAKQVRANAAAMAAVLFKHGYRLQTDGTENHLILWDLRPIGLTGSKVEKICDAAHITLNKNAVAGDTSALVPGGVRIGTSALTSRSMKEQDVEKVAEFLHRVVQIALKTQEEAGSKLLKDFVKTYESGNGEAPKLIAELKEDVMKFATSFPLPGVPDTSKIVRPEGVNL is encoded by the exons ATGCCCAGGCCTATTCTCGCCGCTCTTCGAACCACCATCCGCCCAGCTATCTCTAAGCAATTCAGAATggcctcttccatccctgtTCCCACCGACTTT AACGCTTGTCTCTACAAGCCCTTGGCCGAGGCCGACCCCGAGATCAACTCTCTCATCGAGAAGGAGACTTGGCGTCAGTTCTCTGGTCTCGAGCTTATCGCTTCCGAG AACTTGACCTCTCTCGCTGTTATGGAGGCCAACGGCTCTATGCTTACTAACAAGTACTCTGAGGGTCTTCCTGGTGCTCGATACTACGGTGGTAACGAG TTCATCGACGTTATCGAAAACCTTACCAGGGAGCGTGCTTTGAAGGCCTTCAACCTTGACCCCAAGATCTGGGGCGTCAACGTTCAGCCTTACTCTGGTTCCACCGCCAA CTTTGCCGCTTTCACTGCTCTCATCAACCCCCAGGACCGAGTGATGGGTCTCGGTCTCCCCGACGGTGGTCATCTCACCCATGGTTATTACActgccaagaagaagattaccgcttcttccatctaCTTCCAGTCTTTCCCTTACCGAGTCGACCCCAAGACTGGTATCATCGACTACCCCCAGCTCGAGACCAACGCCAATCTCTACAAGCCCCGTCTTGTCGTTTGCGGTGGTTCCGCTTACCCCCGTGACTGGGACTATGGCCGTCTCCGAAAGATCGCCGATGGCCAGGGCGCTTATCTCTTGTCCGACATGGCCCACATCTCTGGTCTCGTCGCCGCTGCTGAGCAGAACTCTCCTTTCGAGTACTGTGACGTCGTGACCACCACTACCCACAAGACCCTCCGTGGTCCCCGAGCTggtctcatcttcttccgaaAGGACAAGGAATCCGACCTCGAGGCTCGTGTCAACGCTGCCGTGTTCCCTGCCTGTCAGGGTGGTCCCCacaacaacaccatcgCCGGTGTCGCCGTCGCCCTCAAGCAGGCTGCCGATCCCGCTTTCAAGGAGTACGCCAAGCAGGTCAGGGCCAACGCCGCTGCCATGGCTGCCGTCTTGTTCAAGCACGGTTACAGGCTCCAGACTGACGGTACTGAGAACCACTTGATCCTCTGGGACCTCAGGCCTATTGGTTTGACCGGCTCCaaggttgagaagattTGTGATGCTGCTCACATCACCCTCAACAAGAATGCCGTCGCCGGTGACACTTCTGCCCTCGTGCCCGGTGGTGTCCGAATTGGTACCTCTGCCTTGACTTCCCGATcgatgaaggagcaggatGTGGAGAAGGTTGCCGAGTTCCTCCACCGTGTGGTCCAGATTGCCCTCAAGACTCAGGAGGAGGCAGGCTCCAAGCTTCTCAAGGACTTTGTCAAGACTTACGAGTCTGGTAACGGCGAAGCCCCCAAGCTTATCGCTGAGCTCAAGGAGGACGTTATGAAGTTTGCCACCAGCTTCCCCTTGCCTGGTGTCCCCGACACT TCCAAGATTGTCCGACCCGAGGGCGTCAACCTctaa
- a CDS encoding signal peptidase I, producing the protein MFSSEIARMRKLGVQGMLFQALNLLTVVASGLMMWKGLCLFTNSESPIVVVLSGSMEPAFYRGDILFLMNPADVPYEVGDITVYKVPGSEIPIVHRVIESHITNTTQLLLTKGDNNPGDDIVLYNGLQWIERRHIIGKVRGFLPYVGYVTIAMNDFPQLKYALLGTIGLVMLVQQEQ; encoded by the exons ATGTTCTCCTCCGAGATAGCGCGTATGAGAAAATTGGGCGTTCAGGGG ATGCTTTTCCAAGCACTCAATCTGTTAACGGTAGTAGCCTCGGGGCTTATGATGTGGAAAGGCCTCTGTCTGTTTACGAATTCCGAAAGTCCCATCGTCGTTGTCCTGTC AGGATCGATGGAACCAGCGTTTTACAGGGGTGATATCCTGTTTCTCATGAACCCTGCGGATGTGCCGTATGAAGTTGGGGATATCACTGTTTACAAAGT CCCGGGGAGTGAGATACCGATAGTCCATCGAGTAATAGAGTCGCACATCAC AAACACAACCCAACTTCTCCTCACAAAAGGCGACAACAACCCAGGAGATGATATCGTGCTCTACAACGGTCTTCAATGGATTGAACGTCGGCATATTATCGGTAAAGTTCGAGG GTTCCTGCCATACGTCGGCTACGTAACGATTGCCATG AACGATTTTCCGCAACTCAAATATGCGCTGTTGGGTACCATCGGTTTAGTCATGCTCGTCCAGCAAGAGCAATAG
- a CDS encoding argonaute translates to MAPKLAPQGDVTSAFSKLSFGELPRGMQETLDGCPPRPGYGSSGKGITVNANMFMARFRKQGLSVNHYDIEINPVIKTKDAKKPRPLLQKIWNQMVADATGPVKEALEAAAYDQQKSFYTPHTLPMEGGKLEIIVGLVEDGIVPTDDRRRFRAVIQPAENMKIDLDTIMDYCRGDTQTEQARDTMLRAVMAMNVLFRQDPAQRFTMSGAAGRKFFTDEEGTPLSNGAVLYKGFQQSFRWTSAGFPAVQIDTAYSAFVEPGMLVDVAPKVLGLAPSGGFGGFGGRGGRGGRGGPRGGFMGAAPGPARPIQELNPAQTKRLNDILRGAKFTVTHRKTERVFSIIKLTSQPADNIKFTLNGKDGQPDRTVSVAQYFQEQYNVRVTRPRLPCVQYGKNFIPMEFVKLEPFNSIPMMRITPDQTAEIIKDAAKPPPMRQSAIAAWRQKLNYSNLPKLKAWQVEVNTNMMAVPARVLPAPSVIYEGNKTIRANFGGWNMKGVRFTKAGKPLVSWAVVSFDERCTVPDLQKFVTYFVNVLGQYNCPVQNKRPVCFQYNPNAGGPNMGIKPALQQAAKNAYMETKANPQIIFCILPKKDPSIYQAIKACAAEQLFKPVVTQCLQSLKIKSDRGIEQYCGNVAMKVHAKLGGLTHQVSHQLERTTMMVGADTGHPPAKGGALPPSIAVTVAAVNGENNRFVSGVRLQEGRVEIIQDLENMMATHIQTFEKNTGAKPLSILFFRDGVSEGQYAHCVNQELKSIKRAAARFGNYNPKVTFVICAKRHSMRFFASSDADKDRTGNLPPGTVVDSLVTSPIIHDFYLQAHAGLQGTARPTHYVVVADENKYSADKLQGLVNVLCYSYARATRSVSLVPVAYYADIVAEKAREWIYNDDSETATVPSTASGSRVEQMSFDALRISKRFESNPEFNSVAWFM, encoded by the exons CCTCAGGGTGATGTCACCTCCGCGTTCTCCAAGCTTTCCTTTGGGGAGCTCCCCAGGGGTATGCAGGAGACTCTTGACG GTTGCCCTCCTCGTCCTG GTTACGGATCGTCCGGAAAGGGCATCACCGTGAACGCTAACATGTTCATGGCCCGATTCAGGAAGCAGGGTCTCAGCGTCAA CCACTATGACATTGAGATCAACCCCGTCATCAAGACTAAGGACGCAAA GAAGCCTCGACCTCTCCTCCAGAAGATCTGGAACCAGATGGTCGCCGACGCCACTGGTCCCGTCAAGGAGGCTCTTGAAGCTGCTGCGTACGACCAGCAGAAGTCCTTCTACACTCCTCACACCCTCCCCATGGAGGGCGGCAAG CTCGAAATCATCGTTGGTCTGGTCGAGGACGGCATTGTCCCGACTGACGACAGGCGACGATTCAGGGCCGTTATCCAGCCTGCCGAAAACATGAAGATCGACCTTGACACCATTATGGACTATTGCAGGGGCGACACTCAAACTGAGCAGGCCCGAGACACCATGCTTCGTGCCGTTATGGCGATGAACGTCCTTTTCCGACAGGACCCTGCTCAGAGGTTTACCATGTCCGGTGCTGCTGGCCGAAAGTTCTTCACTGATG AGGAGGGTACTCCCCTCTCTAACGGTGCTGTCCTCTACAAGGGCTTCCAGCAGTCCTTCAGGTGGACTTCTGCCGGTTTCCCTGCCGTTCAA ATCGACACTGCATACTCTGCTTTTGTTGAGCCCGGCATGCTTGTT GATGTTGCTCCCAAGGTTCTTGGTCTCGCACCTTCTGGCGGTTTTGGCGGTTTTGGCGGCCGAGGTGGCCGTGGTGGCCGAGGCGGTCCTCGAGGGGGCTTTATGGGCGCCGCTCCTGGTCCTGCCCGACCAATCCAGGAGTTGAACCCTGCGCAGACCAAACGTCTTAACGACATCCTCCGAGGCGCCAAGTTCACCGTCACCCATCGAAAGACTGAGCGTgtcttctccatcatcaagTTGACTTCTCAGCCTGCTGACAACATCAAGTTCACTCTCAACGGCAAGGATGGGCAGCCTGACCGAACTGTTTCTGTTGCTCAGTACTTCCAGGAACAGTACAACGTCCGAGTTACTCGacctcgtctcccttgcGTCCAGTACGGCAAGAACTTTATCCCCATGGAGTTTGTTAAGCTTGAGCCTTTCAACTCTATCCCTATGATGAGGATCACCCCTGACCAAACCGCTGAGATTATCAAGGACGCTGCTAAGCCTCCTCCTATGCGACAGAGTGCTA TCGCCGCCTGGAGGCAGAAGCTTAACTACTCTAACCTTCCTAAGCTTAAGGCTTGGCAGGTCGAGGTCAACACCAACATGATGGCCGTTCCCGCTCGAGTCCTCCCTGCTCCTTCCGTTATTTACGAGGGTAACAAGACCATCAGGGCCAACTTCGG TGGCTGGAACATGAAGGGTGTCCGATTCACCAAAGCCGGCAAGCCCCTTGTCTCTTGGGCCGTCGTCTCCTTTGACGAGCGTTGTACGGTCCCCGATTTGCAGAAGTTTGTCACCTACTTTGTCAACGTTTTGGGTCAATACAACTGTCCTGTCCAGAACAAGCGACCCGTTTGCTTCCAGTACAACCCTAACGCTGGTGGACCCAACATGGGAATCAAGCCTGCTTTGCAACAGGCTGCCAAGAACGCCTACATGGAAACCAAGGCCAACCCCCAGATCATCTTCTGTATCCTTCCCAAGAAAGACCCCTCAATTTACCAGGCTATCAAGGCTTGTGCTG CCGAGCAACTTTTCAAG CCTGTCGTCACTCAGTGTCTCCAGTCTTTGAAGATTAAGTCCGACCGTGGTATCGAACAATACTGTGGTAACGTCGCCATGAAGGTTCACGCCAAGCTTGGTGGACTCACCCACCAGGTTTCTCACCAG CTCGAGCGAACCACCATGATGGTTGGTGCCGAC ACTGGTCACCCTCCTGCCAAGGGCGgtgctcttcctccttctatCGCTGTTACCGTCGCTGCCGTGAACGGCGAGAACAACCGATTCGTCTCTGGTGTGCGACTCCAGGAGGGCCGCGT TGAGATCATCCAGGATCTTGAGAACATGATGGCTACGCACATCCAGACCTTTGAGAAGAACACTGGTGCTAAGCCTCTCAGCATCTTGTTCTTCCGAGACGGTGTCTCTGAAGGTCAATACGCCCACTGTGTCAA CCAAGAGCTCAAGTCCATCAAGAGGGCCGCCGCTAGGTTCGGTAACTACAACCCTAAGGTTACCTTTGTTATCTGCGCCAAGAGGCACTCTATGCGATTCTTCGCCTCCAGCGATGCCGACAAGGACAGGACCGGCAACTTGCCCCCCGGAACCGTCGTCGACTCTTTGGTTACTTCTCCTATCATCCACGACTTTTATTTGCAAGCCCACGCGGGTTTGCAGGGTACTGCTCGACCTACTCACTA CGTTGTCGTCGCCGACGAGAACAAGTACTCTGCCGACAAGCTCCAAGGTTTGGTCAACGTCCTCTGTTATTCTTACGCGCGAGCTACCCGATCTGTCTCT cTTGTGCCTGTCGCTTACTACGCCGACATTGTCGCCGAAAAGGCCCGAGAGTGGATCTACAATGATGACAGCGAGACCGCTACCGTCCCCTCCACCGCTTCTGGTTCTCGAGTTGAGCAGATGTCCTTCGATGCTCTCCGAATCAGCAAGCGATTCGAGAGCAACCCCGAGTTCAACAGTGTCGCTTGG TTCATGTAA